One window of Schistocerca americana isolate TAMUIC-IGC-003095 unplaced genomic scaffold, iqSchAmer2.1 HiC_scaffold_46, whole genome shotgun sequence genomic DNA carries:
- the LOC124583614 gene encoding cyclic pyranopterin monophosphate synthase-like produces the protein MKLVQENGLKKGDVLSVARLAGIVGSKQTSSFIPLCHNISFSSVAVDIELDSALNCVIITGTAKCRGQTGVEMEALTAVSVSALTVYDMCKAVSHDIVISEIMLLTKSGGTRGDFHRT, from the coding sequence atgaaactcgtacaagaaaatggcctgaagaaaggtgacgtacttagcgttgctcgcctggcgggaattgtggggtccaagcagacgtccagttttatccctctgtgtcataatatatctttctcctctgtggctgtggacattgaactggactctgctctcaactgtgtgattataactggcacagcaaagtgtagagggcagacaggcgtggagatggaagctctcactgctgtatcggtgtctgccttaacagtgtacgatatgtgcaaagctgtgagtcatgacattgtgatatctgaaataatgcttctgaccaaaagtgggggaactagaggagacttccaccggacatga